The Elaeis guineensis isolate ETL-2024a chromosome 12, EG11, whole genome shotgun sequence sequence TTCCTATAATAAGAGCTCTTCATCAAGAATAATAAAGAATTCTTTTAttaagtaaataaaaaataattaaaaataaaaaggaaggaagaagaaggaaggaaagaaagaagggaggaagGCCTCTTccatcattatcatcatcatcacaGCGGGGAATGGGAATAGTCATCAGTCCAACTCAAGATCAGGCGGGTTCATCATGAGCCTTGCCATTATCGCCTCGGCTTCCGCCGACCGATTGATGGACCTCGTCACCGCCCAGTAGATCGCCACGCAGGCGGCGGCGATCCCCACAGCATTGCCGGCGAAGAGCAAGTCCAAGAGCGCCACCCCCCTCAACCGGTCCTCCTCCAGCTCGCACTCCAGGCCGCCGCCGGCGCGGCGGCACCCGCGGGGCGGCAGGACGAAAAGCGCCAGCCCGGCCTGCAGCGCCCAGGATCCCTTGAACGCGAGTCCGAGAGAAAGCGCGATGTCGGCTGCGATCGCGGCCGGGCGGGCGACGAGGGCGAGGCAGGCGGCGGCGCAGGCGAGGGTGGGCAGGGAGGAGAGGTCGCGGGCGCGGGCGTCGAGGGCGGGAGCGGATGGTGAGAGGGGGGAGAGGGCGAGGTCGGTGAGGAACGCGAGGGCCGCGAGGAGGAAGGCGAGCTCGTCGGGCAGGGGGAGGCGGGGGGCGAGGgggacgaggaggaggaggagccagaAGATGGCAGCGGCGGCGGCGCGGAGGGGGGCGGCGAGGAGGAGGTCGGCGATGGCGGCGACGGGGAGGGCGAGGAGGAGAGCGTAGAGGTCAGCGTTGAGGAGGTTGTGGTCCGGCGAGAGGTACCACGGCCGTGACCGGAACGACGGTGGCGGTGTTCGCGCGTGATGGCTGAGGGACGACCACAGCCGTCGGATCCCGATCGGGAACAGGAAGACGAACGCCCAGCTGTGGCGCGCCAGCGACCCCATGACTCGTTCTTTTCTGGAAGAGTGAGAAGCAAATCGGATTGCTTAATTGATCCTTGAATTTTGGAATTatcttttgttattattattatttatttttaattgacCACTTCAAACAAAGATATAGTGTAAATATTATGTATTAAACTGATTTTAATGGGAAATAAAtggtgtatgtatatacatatattttattGTATATGAATCTCTGCGCCTCCATGTTATGGTGTTGTATGGCATATCTATTATATTGTGAAATATATGGTCAT is a genomic window containing:
- the LOC105055744 gene encoding uncharacterized protein; protein product: MGSLARHSWAFVFLFPIGIRRLWSSLSHHARTPPPSFRSRPWYLSPDHNLLNADLYALLLALPVAAIADLLLAAPLRAAAAAIFWLLLLLVPLAPRLPLPDELAFLLAALAFLTDLALSPLSPSAPALDARARDLSSLPTLACAAACLALVARPAAIAADIALSLGLAFKGSWALQAGLALFVLPPRGCRRAGGGLECELEEDRLRGVALLDLLFAGNAVGIAAACVAIYWAVTRSINRSAEAEAIMARLMMNPPDLELD